One segment of Betaproteobacteria bacterium DNA contains the following:
- a CDS encoding uroporphyrinogen-III C-methyltransferase, which translates to MMPENETIPSSSSMTYIQAPRARRQGLWLLVAIVALALAGWQWFDTRQKLIDLQQEVSRKLADFDTAHKEDHGAQKQTREQIDALQNRLGALDGKLAEFQGQSTTLQTLYQDIARSREEVALLEVEQSVTLAGQQLQLAGNVPVATLALQSADAQLARLDRPQYLPLRKALANDLARLNALPFVDTAGLSLRLEQIVLVIDKLPLASYGRPEKTPENQKTPDTLPWWQVTGTAMWQEIKDLIRIQRFDREDAALLAPGQAYFLRENLKLRLLNARLALFSRDQWTFRNELKVSQELLAANFDANDKSVQTAQSTLRQMTATDINVELPTLKDSQAALRGLRQGKEKR; encoded by the coding sequence ATGATGCCTGAAAACGAAACTATCCCCTCTTCGTCGAGCATGACTTACATCCAGGCGCCGCGTGCCAGGCGGCAAGGTCTTTGGTTGCTGGTGGCGATTGTCGCGCTGGCACTGGCCGGCTGGCAGTGGTTCGACACCCGGCAGAAGCTGATCGACCTGCAGCAGGAGGTCAGCCGCAAGCTGGCTGACTTCGACACGGCCCACAAGGAAGATCACGGCGCCCAGAAGCAGACGCGTGAGCAGATCGATGCCCTGCAGAACCGGTTGGGCGCGCTCGATGGAAAGCTCGCCGAATTCCAGGGGCAGTCGACCACGCTGCAGACCTTGTATCAGGATATCGCTCGCAGTCGCGAGGAGGTGGCCTTGCTGGAGGTGGAGCAGTCGGTCACGCTGGCCGGGCAGCAATTGCAACTGGCCGGCAACGTGCCGGTTGCCACGTTGGCCCTGCAATCTGCCGATGCGCAACTCGCCCGCCTGGATCGCCCACAGTACCTGCCCCTGCGCAAGGCGCTTGCCAACGACCTGGCGCGCCTGAATGCATTGCCTTTTGTCGATACGGCCGGCCTCAGCCTGCGTCTGGAGCAGATCGTTCTGGTGATCGACAAGCTGCCGCTGGCTTCCTATGGTCGACCGGAAAAAACACCCGAAAATCAAAAAACGCCGGACACCTTGCCGTGGTGGCAAGTGACCGGCACGGCAATGTGGCAGGAAATCAAGGATCTGATTCGCATCCAGCGGTTTGACCGCGAAGACGCCGCCCTGCTGGCACCCGGCCAAGCCTATTTTCTGCGTGAAAATCTTAAATTGCGCCTGCTCAACGCACGTCTGGCCCTGTTCTCGCGCGACCAGTGGACGTTTCGCAATGAGTTGAAAGTCTCTCAGGAGTTGCTGGCCGCCAACTTTGACGCCAACGACAAGTCAGTACAGACCGCACAATCAACGCTGCGCCAGATGACGGCGACCGACATCAATGTCGAGCTGCCCACCCTGAAAGACAGTCAGGCGGCCTTGCGTGGCTTGCGCCAAGGCAAGGAAAAGCGGTGA
- a CDS encoding heme biosynthesis protein HemY, with the protein MKGLFWIIVLSCAAVAVALGARLNDGYVLLVFPPWRAEVSLNLFILALLGVVVVLYLCIRALSVTFGLPKRVREYRAQRQRENAGLVFQDAVRLLFEGRFGQALKKAIEAHGAGTAPGLSALIAARAAQRMREPEKQQFWLEHAKTDDPRTESATLMLDAEMANEERRFDEALAALEKLQGKQGRHIAALRLEMRARQGLGDWDGVLKLVRQLVKRDALPPEVVREVRTQAHLGNIAKCVADQGKLTAYLRSVPEEELGRRVVLAAARALVAQGGEAPAQKLIESVLDALENKEWQPELLVIYGRLTGGEQTARIAKAEAWLRRHPEDARLLEALGRMCLRQRLWGKAQSYLEAALAVDPSQQGHLELARLFDQLQRADEANKHYRASALLDAR; encoded by the coding sequence GTGAAAGGGCTCTTCTGGATCATCGTCCTGTCTTGCGCGGCGGTTGCCGTCGCGCTTGGTGCACGGTTGAACGACGGCTATGTTCTGCTGGTCTTCCCGCCCTGGCGGGCTGAGGTCTCGCTGAATCTCTTCATACTTGCGCTGCTGGGGGTGGTGGTTGTGCTGTATCTCTGCATCCGTGCCTTGTCGGTGACTTTTGGCCTGCCGAAGCGCGTGCGCGAATATCGGGCTCAGCGCCAGCGCGAAAATGCTGGGCTGGTTTTTCAGGATGCGGTTCGCCTGCTGTTTGAGGGGCGTTTTGGGCAGGCGCTGAAGAAGGCGATTGAAGCGCATGGAGCCGGTACCGCTCCCGGCCTCTCAGCGCTGATCGCCGCCCGCGCTGCCCAGCGCATGCGCGAGCCGGAAAAACAGCAATTCTGGCTGGAGCATGCCAAGACCGACGATCCGCGTACCGAATCGGCCACCTTGATGCTTGATGCCGAAATGGCCAATGAGGAGCGTCGTTTCGATGAAGCGCTGGCCGCCCTTGAAAAACTGCAGGGCAAACAGGGCCGTCACATCGCAGCGCTACGCCTTGAAATGCGCGCCCGGCAAGGTCTGGGGGACTGGGACGGCGTGCTCAAGTTGGTGCGCCAACTCGTCAAGCGTGATGCGCTGCCGCCTGAAGTGGTACGCGAAGTTCGCACGCAGGCGCATCTGGGCAATATCGCCAAGTGTGTGGCCGATCAGGGCAAACTGACCGCGTATTTGCGCTCCGTGCCAGAGGAGGAGCTTGGCCGCCGCGTCGTTCTGGCCGCCGCCAGAGCGCTGGTGGCGCAAGGCGGCGAGGCCCCCGCGCAGAAACTGATCGAGTCGGTGCTTGATGCGCTGGAGAACAAGGAATGGCAGCCTGAATTGCTGGTGATCTACGGTCGTTTGACCGGGGGGGAGCAGACTGCACGGATCGCCAAGGCTGAGGCCTGGTTGCGTCGCCATCCGGAAGATGCCCGTCTGCTTGAGGCACTGGGCAGAATGTGTCTGCGCCAGCGACTGTGGGGCAAGGCACAAAGTTATCTTGAGGCGGCCTTGGCGGTCGATCCGTCGCAACAAGGGCACCTTGAGCTGGCCAGACTTTTCGACCAGTTGCAACGAGCGGACGAAGCCAACAAGCACTACCGGGCCAGCGCCCTGCTGGATGCCCGTTAG
- the hemF gene encoding oxygen-dependent coproporphyrinogen oxidase → MNTALLKTYFTGLQAAIVGELEAFDGQAFRTDSWDRPEGGGGISRLIEEGNFFERGGVNFSHVTGKSLPASATAVRPQLAGRAWEAMGVSLVLHPRNPYCPTAHMNVRCFVATKDGEEDVWWFGGGMDMTPYYAQRDDVIHFHQTCKDALAPFGDEVYSKYTKWCDEYFFLKHRNEPRGVGGVFFDDLNEGGFERCFNLTQSVGNAFSQAYLPILARCRDVPFGERERDFQAYRRGRYVEFNLVWDRGTLFGLQSGGRTESILMSLPPIVKWRYDWQPEAGTPEAELYDAFLKPQDWV, encoded by the coding sequence ATAAATACAGCGCTCCTGAAAACCTATTTCACCGGCTTGCAAGCCGCTATCGTCGGCGAACTCGAAGCCTTTGACGGTCAAGCCTTTCGCACCGACAGTTGGGATCGTCCGGAAGGTGGCGGCGGCATTTCACGACTGATCGAAGAAGGCAATTTCTTCGAGCGCGGTGGTGTCAACTTCTCTCACGTCACCGGCAAATCACTACCCGCCTCGGCCACCGCCGTTCGTCCGCAATTGGCTGGGCGCGCGTGGGAGGCCATGGGTGTTTCTCTGGTGCTTCATCCGCGCAATCCTTACTGCCCGACGGCGCATATGAACGTCCGCTGTTTCGTCGCCACCAAGGATGGCGAGGAGGACGTCTGGTGGTTCGGCGGCGGCATGGACATGACCCCTTACTACGCTCAACGCGACGATGTGATCCATTTTCACCAGACCTGCAAGGATGCACTGGCACCTTTCGGCGACGAGGTTTATTCGAAATACACGAAATGGTGCGATGAATATTTTTTCCTGAAACACCGCAACGAGCCACGCGGTGTCGGTGGAGTGTTTTTCGACGACTTGAACGAAGGCGGCTTCGAGCGCTGCTTCAATCTAACCCAATCCGTCGGCAATGCTTTCAGTCAAGCCTATTTGCCGATACTGGCCCGATGCCGTGACGTCCCGTTCGGCGAACGCGAGCGCGATTTCCAGGCCTATCGCCGCGGCCGTTATGTCGAATTCAATCTGGTTTGGGACCGCGGCACGCTATTCGGCCTGCAATCCGGAGGGCGCACCGAGTCGATCCTGATGTCGCTGCCCCCCATCGTCAAATGGCGCTACGACTGGCAACCGGAAGCCGGCACGCCGGAAGCCGAGCTTTACGACGCTTTCCTCAAGCCGCAGGACTGGGTGTAG
- a CDS encoding GGDEF domain-containing protein — protein sequence MKRRFGSSLKIRIAAVSVLLFLAGISLIIFFVTRILHDDMQDVLSKQQLTTTSYIARDIDAKVTLRLESLKRVALNMPPSLFSDPPAMQRWLEDRKAIHTLFPIGLMAVPPDGGPTIGDAPRLKTRPKSFTDRDWYVGATKTGQPFVSKPLIARATGQPALVIAIPVFDHEQKLLGILAGVTPMTAPGFLDLILDAAPGKNGIYELISPQHRLFVLASEMKLSVTPLPLHGQDPVLDAAMSGQRGITTLRNAKNADELVAIADIPSAQWLLVARQATGDAFQPVSNTLKNTLLITALLSLPSIVLLFAVLSHLLKPINLLAKELHDMAEGTRPMQPVETHTADEVADVAHSFNRLQSRLLEQEQRLEAMAHHDPLTGLPNRRLIDEQLESELRRIQRSGRGLALLFLDIDGFKPVNDAHGHQIGDLVLAEIAWRLRIVIRDVDMVARLGGDEFLILLNDTEMPREAAERVAQKCIDALSMPIGINNLVIQIGVSIGISTCSGPQAETTSVKQLVNRADQAMYRAKAEGRNRYMLHATPPSTTNS from the coding sequence ATGAAGCGGCGTTTCGGCAGCAGTCTGAAAATACGGATTGCTGCCGTATCCGTCCTTCTATTCCTGGCTGGCATCAGCCTCATTATCTTCTTCGTCACCCGCATCCTTCATGACGACATGCAGGATGTGCTCTCCAAGCAACAGCTGACGACGACCAGCTACATCGCTCGCGACATAGACGCCAAGGTTACGTTGCGCCTGGAAAGCCTGAAACGTGTTGCGCTGAACATGCCACCCTCACTGTTCAGCGACCCACCGGCGATGCAGCGGTGGCTGGAAGACCGCAAGGCCATTCACACGCTTTTCCCCATTGGTCTGATGGCGGTTCCGCCCGACGGCGGACCGACCATCGGCGATGCGCCGCGCCTTAAAACTCGCCCGAAATCCTTTACCGACCGCGACTGGTATGTTGGCGCAACAAAAACCGGGCAACCCTTCGTCAGCAAACCGCTGATCGCTCGCGCCACCGGTCAGCCGGCGCTGGTCATTGCGATTCCGGTATTCGATCACGAGCAAAAGCTTCTCGGCATTCTCGCCGGCGTCACGCCGATGACAGCGCCCGGCTTTCTCGACCTGATCCTTGATGCGGCCCCCGGAAAAAACGGCATCTACGAACTGATTTCTCCGCAACACCGCCTTTTCGTGCTGGCCTCGGAAATGAAGCTGTCAGTCACTCCACTGCCCCTCCATGGGCAGGACCCCGTGCTGGATGCCGCCATGAGTGGCCAGCGCGGCATCACGACACTGCGTAATGCGAAGAATGCCGATGAACTGGTCGCCATCGCCGATATCCCGAGCGCTCAATGGCTACTGGTGGCCAGGCAAGCCACTGGCGATGCCTTCCAACCGGTTTCGAACACCCTCAAAAATACTCTTCTGATCACCGCATTGCTCTCGTTGCCCAGCATTGTCCTTCTCTTCGCGGTTCTCAGCCATCTGCTCAAGCCGATCAATCTGCTGGCCAAGGAATTGCACGACATGGCCGAAGGCACGCGTCCGATGCAGCCGGTAGAGACCCATACTGCCGACGAAGTTGCAGATGTCGCGCACAGCTTCAACCGCTTGCAAAGCCGCCTTCTGGAGCAGGAGCAGCGACTGGAAGCAATGGCTCATCACGACCCGCTGACCGGCCTGCCCAACCGCCGACTGATCGACGAGCAACTTGAAAGCGAGTTACGCCGGATACAGCGCAGCGGCCGGGGACTGGCACTTCTGTTCCTCGACATCGATGGTTTCAAGCCAGTCAACGATGCCCACGGCCATCAAATTGGCGATCTGGTGCTGGCGGAAATTGCCTGGCGCCTGCGTATCGTCATTCGCGATGTCGATATGGTGGCCCGCCTGGGCGGCGACGAGTTCCTGATCCTGCTCAACGATACCGAAATGCCGCGTGAAGCCGCCGAACGGGTGGCTCAAAAATGCATTGACGCCCTTTCCATGCCCATCGGCATCAATAACCTGGTGATTCAGATCGGCGTCTCGATCGGTATTTCGACCTGCAGCGGACCACAGGCCGAGACAACATCGGTCAAGCAATTGGTCAACCGGGCCGATCAGGCCATGTATCGCGCCAAGGCTGAAGGCCGCAATCGTTACATGCTGCACGCCACACCGCCCTCAACCACGAATTCATAA
- the purD gene encoding phosphoribosylamine--glycine ligase, whose translation MKLLVIGSGGREHAMAWRLAKTAGMQKVFVAPGNAGTAREHELENVNITDPEALADFAEQNKVQLTVVGPEAPLATGVVNVFRARGLKIFGPTKEAAQLESSKDFAKRFMARHNIPTAGFETFSESTAAHAYIDKHGAPIVIKADGLAAGKGVVVAMTLEEAHAAIDDMLSGNKLGDAGARVVIEDFLDGEEASFIVMVDGKNVLALASSQDHKRVGDGDTGPNTGGMGAYSPAPCVTPEVHAKAMREIILPTVRGMAADGIPFTGFLYAGLMIAKDGSVKTLEFNCRMGDPETQPILMRLKSDFVDLLEHGIDGTLDQVEAEWDRRIALGVVLAAANYPDTPKKGDIIQGLPAGNSFGEDAHVFHAGTANQDSKVVTNGGRVLCVTALGENVKLAQKRAYEAAVQISWDGMQFRKDIGFRAISR comes from the coding sequence ATGAAACTATTGGTAATCGGTTCCGGCGGCCGCGAGCACGCCATGGCTTGGCGTCTGGCCAAGACCGCAGGCATGCAGAAGGTGTTCGTTGCCCCCGGTAACGCCGGCACGGCGCGCGAGCACGAGTTGGAAAACGTCAATATCACCGATCCGGAAGCGTTGGCTGATTTCGCCGAGCAGAACAAGGTTCAGCTCACCGTCGTCGGTCCGGAAGCGCCACTGGCGACCGGCGTGGTCAACGTTTTCCGCGCCCGCGGCCTGAAGATTTTCGGGCCAACCAAGGAAGCCGCCCAGCTTGAATCCTCCAAGGATTTCGCCAAGCGTTTCATGGCCCGCCACAACATTCCGACTGCCGGTTTTGAGACTTTTTCCGAGTCGACCGCAGCACATGCCTATATCGACAAGCACGGCGCCCCCATCGTCATCAAGGCCGATGGCCTGGCGGCTGGCAAGGGCGTCGTGGTCGCCATGACGCTTGAAGAAGCGCATGCCGCAATCGATGACATGCTGTCCGGCAACAAGCTGGGCGATGCCGGTGCCCGTGTCGTCATCGAAGATTTCCTCGACGGCGAGGAGGCCAGTTTCATCGTTATGGTCGATGGCAAGAATGTGCTTGCCCTGGCTTCCAGCCAGGACCACAAGCGCGTCGGCGACGGTGACACCGGCCCGAATACCGGTGGCATGGGCGCGTACTCCCCCGCCCCGTGCGTGACGCCGGAAGTGCACGCCAAGGCGATGCGCGAGATCATCCTGCCCACCGTGCGTGGTATGGCGGCCGACGGCATCCCGTTCACCGGCTTCCTCTACGCCGGCCTGATGATCGCCAAGGATGGCTCGGTCAAGACCCTGGAATTCAACTGCCGTATGGGTGACCCTGAGACCCAGCCGATCCTGATGCGCCTCAAGTCCGACTTCGTCGATCTGCTGGAACACGGCATTGATGGCACACTGGATCAGGTCGAAGCCGAATGGGACCGCCGCATTGCGCTGGGTGTCGTGCTGGCAGCAGCCAACTACCCGGACACACCGAAGAAGGGCGATATCATCCAGGGCCTGCCGGCCGGCAACAGTTTCGGCGAGGATGCCCACGTTTTCCATGCTGGCACGGCCAACCAGGACAGCAAAGTGGTAACTAACGGTGGCCGCGTGCTCTGCGTTACGGCATTGGGTGAAAACGTCAAGCTTGCCCAGAAACGCGCCTACGAAGCTGCAGTCCAGATCAGCTGGGACGGGATGCAGTTCCGCAAAGACATCGGCTTTCGCGCCATCAGCCGCTAA